From a single Calditrichota bacterium genomic region:
- a CDS encoding DUF2752 domain-containing protein: protein MLRLLIALSVTIFLLGLYFWNPNAHPLTVCRFHQFTGVSCPTCGMSRSLQAAAHFHFADSIKFHGAGWIVVLGLILVFIWNTFAGVSGKKPAISFSPRQKKWVFGGLIVIWIIAWMINIVRDLN from the coding sequence TTGTTGCGTCTCTTGATCGCCCTGTCAGTCACAATCTTTTTGCTCGGACTCTACTTCTGGAATCCCAACGCGCATCCGCTGACCGTTTGTCGATTTCACCAATTTACCGGAGTGAGCTGCCCGACCTGCGGAATGAGCCGCTCGCTTCAGGCTGCGGCGCACTTTCATTTTGCTGATTCAATAAAATTTCACGGCGCCGGCTGGATTGTTGTACTGGGGTTAATCTTAGTTTTCATTTGGAATACTTTTGCCGGCGTAAGCGGTAAAAAGCCGGCAATTTCTTTTTCTCCAAGACAGAAAAAATGGGTTTTTGGGGGATTAATTGTAATTTGGATTATTGCCTGGATGATTAATATTGTCAGAGATTTGAATTAA